The Thermus brockianus genome window below encodes:
- a CDS encoding zinc metallopeptidase, which produces MDLLAIALMALVFVASLAIQGGLQATFARFARVANSRGLTGAQVARAILDAHGLTHVRVEPVPGALTDHYDPRAKAVRLSEPNYASPSLAALAVAAHEVGHAVQDAQGYAWLRVRASLWPAASLGSNLGPILVVLGLMVGALGLAKLGLYLYLAVALFQLITLPVEFDASRRALDFLRRMGFLDAREMGPARQVLTWAALTYVAALASSLATILYYASLLMGRREE; this is translated from the coding sequence ATGGACCTACTGGCAATCGCGCTCATGGCGTTGGTCTTCGTGGCTAGCTTAGCCATTCAAGGGGGCTTGCAGGCCACCTTTGCCCGTTTTGCCCGGGTGGCCAACAGCCGGGGGCTGACCGGGGCCCAGGTGGCCCGGGCCATCCTGGATGCCCACGGGCTCACCCACGTGCGGGTGGAGCCCGTGCCCGGGGCCTTGACGGACCACTATGACCCCCGTGCCAAGGCGGTGCGGCTGTCCGAGCCCAACTACGCTTCCCCAAGCCTTGCTGCCCTGGCGGTGGCGGCCCACGAGGTGGGGCATGCGGTGCAGGACGCCCAGGGCTACGCCTGGCTCAGGGTGCGGGCGAGCCTCTGGCCGGCGGCGAGCCTGGGGAGCAACCTGGGGCCCATCCTGGTGGTGCTCGGCCTCATGGTGGGGGCCCTAGGCTTGGCCAAGCTTGGGCTTTACCTCTACCTGGCGGTGGCCCTCTTCCAGCTCATCACCCTGCCCGTGGAGTTTGATGCGTCCCGGAGGGCCCTGGACTTCCTAAGGCGCATGGGGTTCCTGGACGCCCGGGAGATGGGCCCGGCGCGGCAGGTGCTCACCTGGGCGGCCCTGACCTACGTGGCGGCCTTGGCCAGCTCCTTGGCCACCATCCTCTACTACGCCAGCCTCCTCATGGGGCGGAGGGAGGAGTAG
- a CDS encoding zf-TFIIB domain-containing protein, with translation MPLLLCPQCGVGMKEVERRGVLIDVCPQCGGVWLDRGELEKLLAEARAVERAYEEEREAYYRKEGKPYKKKKGFLEFFDLFD, from the coding sequence ATGCCCCTTCTCCTCTGCCCCCAGTGCGGCGTGGGCATGAAGGAGGTGGAGCGCCGGGGGGTGCTCATAGACGTCTGCCCCCAGTGCGGGGGGGTGTGGCTGGACCGGGGGGAGCTGGAGAAGCTCCTCGCCGAGGCCCGGGCGGTGGAGAGGGCCTACGAGGAGGAGCGGGAGGCCTACTACCGCAAGGAAGGGAAGCCCTACAAAAAGAAGAAGGGTTTCCTGGAGTTCTTTGACCTCTTTGACTAG